In the Gorilla gorilla gorilla isolate KB3781 chromosome 1, NHGRI_mGorGor1-v2.1_pri, whole genome shotgun sequence genome, aaagactattgcaTTTGATTCTGGTTTCATTATGTTAcacttctttatttccttcaagtTGATGAGTCACACTTATGcagtttttttcctcctaatGTGACTTTAACATTCTTCTTGTAAAATATCACTCATTTCTGAaacttatttgtcttttttttgctgGAATTCAAACTCAAATGCCACCATTATTTTTAAGTGTCATCTATGTGCCGGGCTCTGTGCTAGGTACTTGAACATACCTAGCTATTATCTCCCtttcatagattaaaaaaaacaaggttCAGAGAATCCAAGTGAATGGCTCAAGATCATCCAATTAGTAAGTAGTAGCTGAAAGAATGACAAATAAGTCTTAACCGTAAACCAGTGAGAAAGAACTTTAGGAGCAATATGATCAAATAGTATGGAAGAATACGCAGAGAgagttatttgcttttcttcaaaAAAGGGTGGGGAAGAGAGTCAGGAAAGTCTTTGTGAAGGAGAGGAAATGTAATCTACTAGGTGGCCAGTCAATCCATAAACAACTGGAGTTGACTaatgtggaaaaatatttttctttttatttcttctgttctcAGTTGTGTATAATGGTTTATGTCTATGATATATAGTGCAAAGTAAATAAATTACCATCAAATAGAAGATTAAATGGTAAACAtgagagaaaaatgttttattttgtgataTGCAGATTATAAGTATATTCACAGgcctttaaaatataaagaaggtGTAATGGAAGAAGACCCATTGTCAAGGTTTTCAATGATAGTACCTGTGTCCTTTTACCAAGTTTACTTACAGCTTTCATAATATAATACTAATCCTTGAAATGCTTGGTAAATATGCCAATTCTGGGTACAAATGAATCCTCCACTTCTGAAGGCTTGGTGTGGACTCCGATTTAGGTCTCCAATACATGTCCAGCGATTTTTGGTGCCCTTTTGGGAAATACACCACTTGGCATGATCCTGATAAGAACTGAAATAATAGTGTCGTGATAACTTAATTGCTTTTATATTGTAGACATGGTAAGGAAGGGAGCAGTTTGAAGGAAGCTCTTGTCTTTTTCGCTGCCAGGTTTCTGTTAACAAGTGTGTCTTCAGCCGTTGAGCCATCCAGGCTGCAAAGATGTCTAGGGTTTAGGAGGAGAAAGATAGTGAGGTTGGTATTTACACTTAGATTAGTCCCTGAAAATATACTCTGGAATGGAAATCATCTTTCACCCCTGATATGTGGATGTCACGAGCACAATAATAACAACATAATTGAGATAGTGGATgagaaaacattttgtaaatgCTAAAGTGATGTGCAAATGTAAGTTATTATCATCATTACTATGATGATGTTGGTGTTTGCAGACATCTTCTGTTCTATAAAACGAATGAAGCAATATATGTCTTTGTCCTGGAAAGACCTTTGGAAAAAATTAGTCTAGAGAAGGAATCAGGGCCAGTTTCTAGGGAACTTTgtaaatcatgccaaaatgtttGGATTTTCCTGAAATCAGTGGAGAGTTTTTAAAGGAATGTTAGTAAAGAATTAATAGAAACTGGTTTATGATCATAAATATCAGTTGAGAGGCAATGGGCAGGATGAATTGGGAAGGACAGgttagaaagaagaaaggaaaaacataagGCTATCATAATAACTGTGTCAGTAAACACAGGTGTGACCCATGGCAGTGGCAAAGAGTTTGGAGAAGATACAATACATGTGAGTGTTATTAAGGATCTGGAACTGACTGAATTTGATGGTTTGATAGAAGGgtcagaaaaagaagagatgggGAGTGACTGGGTAACTATGCAGAATACAAGAAAAAGTAGATTTGTAGGGGATGATGATGCAGTGAGTTTGGCATGTTGAACTTGATGTGGCTGTACCACCTTCAAGTAGAAATGTCTCACTTGCTGTTAAATACATCAGTCAGTATAGAGGTCTGGGGTAGAGATGAAGACTTGAGAATCATTGGAGGGCTTGCTGGAATTGCCCAGCATGGGTATGTAGAATGAGATAAGGAAGGGTAGGGACCACATGGCAACCCAGTCACCTAAAGAGTAGTCAGAGGAAGAGGACCTGGCAGAAGAAACTTAGAAGTGGGAGGAAGACCAGGGGACTGCGTATTCCCCAAAATCAGTGAAGGTGAGAGtttcaaaaaggaaagaatttcaaCAGTGCCACATTCTGCAGAGACTCTCTCTGTCCTGTCAAGTTTGAGATCTCTAGTACCTAACACAGGACTTGGCTAgtagtaggcattcagtaaattttATTCAACGTATAAAGGAAGGAAGCAAATAAGCAAGGAAGACAGTGAGGTCATCTAAGACAGCCATTGGTGACTGGGGAGAGATTCAAGAGTCTACAGACAGAAGCAAGACTGCAGTGAAGGAACATTGAGCAAGTGAAGGCCCtgatgagttttaaaaaaataaatctgaaagaaaaggaaaaatagagcTATAGATGCTTTAGAGTTGAGGGAGGGTTTTTAAGCATGTTTGTATGTTATGAGAAAGTAGCCTGGGGAGTGGGAGAGCTGAAACGGAACAGAGAACAGATCAGGTGGACAAATCAAGGTATGCTGAGGCTGAGATAGGTTTCAGAGCATAGGGGGTGCGTCACttctttgggggtgggggaaaacCCTGCAAAAAGGAAGGAGAACAGATAAGATTGTTGGAGGGGTGTGGGGGGGGCATATTGAAGTGGTTTCTCCCTAGTGATCATTGTTCTATTtatgaaggagaaaaggaagctaTGAGTGAGGGGGCAGAGTAGTGTAAAGGGCTTGAGAGTAAAGAAGGCTTAAAATAACTGCTCAGGGAATGGAAGAAATGGAGATGGCTATGGCCCCTTGCCAAGCAGAGGATGGAGACTGTGAGTTTTCACTGGCCCCTGGCTGGATGGTTGCGAGATACTTTTGTGGTTGACTCAGCAACCTGGTTATTCAAGTATAGCAGGCTGATGTTCGAACTGATCCGtgactttcctttttccttttcttttgctccctttttccatctctctttctctgaatACTCAAAATATTTCTCTAAGCTATCCCTAGTCAGTTCAACAGCAGAATTATATAGCATGTTGTTTGATGATGGTCTTTCATACCGTCAAGAAAAGAATCCGACTTTGCAAAATGGAGGAATTTTTGTCCCTGGGCTGACTGAAGTGTGGTGAGGAGCCTGCCAGGAATCTCTGATGAGCTGGCCCTGGTGCACAGCTGGGGCATGTGAATGAGCTCCTGGTGAAAGGTGGCTGGGATGGAACAGCTATAGACGTTGGGGTTGCAGACCAAGAGCTGAGAATCTGAATCAAGAAACAGTAAAGAAAAGTTGAGAATTAAGACACAAATGGAAATACCTGCTGTTATTATagatctttttgtggatttaaaaacaaaacaacacaaaaacaaaggcatttctttctttaaaccaaTAGCCttcaaataactttttgtttaaataaCTGACACCTGTTAAGCACTTCCTAGTTTCCAGACATGGTCCTACAAGTTTTACATGGgtttattcatttaatcctcacagcaaccataTTGTCAGGTAAATTCTGTTGTTATCATTATCTTTACTTTATAGATGAATTAACTGAGAATTTACATCACACACCCAAGATTATAAAGTTTGTAATTGATGAAATTGATATTCGAACCCAGGTAATCTGGCCTTGGAgaccatatattttttcttctaaatgtacatatacatatacaaaagttGAGAACTCCATGTACCAAGCAGCTTTAAGAATCATCAGCTCCTCAGTGTGCATGCCTAATCTCTGTGATATTCGGCATCATTACATGATTTCAACTAGTGAGACTAGAGCTTGACTTGGGTGAGGAGCTCAGTGATCCTTGCCATAAGATGGAAATTTGATgagaaacattttctaaatttcctgTTTCTATAGGCAAGTTGCTTTTCACTACTATTTAGCTACCAACCTGTCCCTACTTCTCCTTTCCCACCACAGTTTGCCAAATCTAAGAATTTTTCGCTGAGCTTGAAATCTTAAAAGGAGATTATCTGGCTCAGAGGTGTCATGTTGGTGGCCTACAAGGAACATGTGGCCTGGAAaacttcaaaaacaaaattaagattgAACTCATATTTGGAaatcagtttctctctctctctctctctctctctgacacacacacacacacacacacacacacacacacaccctaggtTTCTGGTACTTCATGAGAAATATGGAGCTCTGTAATCATTAGGCTTGTATTCCTGTAGAGCCACAATATGTTGGAACTGAGGCTTTAAGGGAAGCTAGGTGAGTCAACACCCCAGTTCGTCACTATCCTCACTTCCCATGTAACATGTCTGTTTCACTCATATATGTTATCTACCAGGCCCCTGAATACATTTGAAACTACTGCCCTGATCGAGTTCAACAACTGCACTGGTAGATTAAGAGCCAAAGCCCAGTAAGCGAGCCTGCCCAAGACCTCACCATGGCAAAGCCAGCATTAGAATCTAGGTATCAGAGGGTCTATGAATAGATTAACAGATGAAGTGACAcatttatgaatatatttccaaatCCTTTCTTCAACATAgttatctgttttttttcctcacatACTTTAGTTTTACCTATTGCCTCATACTGGTTGTACTTGAAAGTTATGCAGATGCCACTTTGTCCATTTCGTCTCCCTGTGGGTGGATAATCATAGCCTTCTTCCGGAATTGGAGGAAACTGAGGGATGGAATGAATCAGCCAGAACCCTTGAACTCTGTTCCACAGCAGTAAACCTACCAAAGACACATTTAACAAagataaatcagaaaaacaaagctTCTTTTATAATAGGGTTCACAGTGGCAACATTTAAGCCCATTTATGCTTCAGACTAGTGTTTTATTAGGCTAATAATCACAAGGATCATGcttatttttcaaagatttcaAATACAATTCTGGCACATATCACATTGCCTGATTACTGATAAAAAGCCACCACGAAAAGGGAACCAAGGTAGCCATCCTGTGAAGAGTTAAGAGGAATTTCATTTtgaaatcacaaggaaaatttGTTTTGGCAGAATGCAAATTTGCTAAATTGGAATTTGACCTTGTTAAACTATACAGTCACCTAGCAAGATTTAGATAGTGTCTTCACTGCTAAGCAGCTAGGCTCTTTTCAAAAGCTGACTAAAAAACAGAgttgaaagagaaaatatcaaatgaagAAATGTACTCACAATAATTTGTTATAAAAAACTGCTGCCCATTTATTGGCAGAAGAGTCACTAT is a window encoding:
- the DNASE2B gene encoding deoxyribonuclease-2-beta isoform X1 → MKQKMMARLLRTSFALLFLGLFGVLGAATISCRNEEGKAVDWFTFYKLPKRQNKESGETGLEYLYLDSTTRSWRKSEQLMNDTKSVLGRTLQQLYEAYASKSNNTAYLIYNDGVPKPVNYSRKYGHTKGLLLWNRVQGFWLIHSIPQFPPIPEEGYDYPPTGRRNGQSGICITFKYNQYEAIDSQLLVCNPNVYSCSIPATFHQELIHMPQLCTRASSSEIPGRLLTTLQSAQGQKFLHFAKSDSFLDDIFAAWMAQRLKTHLLTETWQRKRQELPSNCSLPYHVYNIKAIKLSRHYYFSSYQDHAKWCISQKGTKNRWTCIGDLNRSPHQAFRSGGFICTQNWHIYQAFQGLVLYYESCK
- the DNASE2B gene encoding deoxyribonuclease-2-beta isoform X2, which produces MPQLCTRASSSEIPGRLLTTLQSAQGQKFLHFAKSDSFLDDIFAAWMAQRLKTHLLTETWQRKRQELPSNCSLPYHVYNIKAIKLSRHYYFSSYQDHAKWCISQKGTKNRWTCIGDLNRSPHQAFRSGGFICTQNWHIYQAFQGLVLYYESCK